A region of Lycium barbarum isolate Lr01 chromosome 3, ASM1917538v2, whole genome shotgun sequence DNA encodes the following proteins:
- the LOC132630508 gene encoding protein RETICULATA, chloroplastic isoform X1 produces MAGCSSGIRFTHFTSLKNEIFIMGSIKDSNFMFVKNQDFVGMNKIGYLVCQNNNKSRFLVKSSLNQEGNSKSSVRVETVLKENDSTYIGKDVSVLDVDDNGGVDGKGELVDGNGGNGKYPGSGGPGGGGGGGDNEDGGDEEEEEFGPLLKFEDVMREAEARGAKLPADMIEAAKSVGIRKLLLLRYLDLQGSAWFGAAMRSCAMLRNRMLADPSFLFKVGTEIVIDTTCATVAEVQKRGKDFWTEFELYAADMLVGVAVNVALVGLLAPYARIGQPSVSQGFVGRFQRAYGALPSSVFEAERPGCRFSVNQRIAAYFYKGILYGFVGFGCGIIGQGIANMIMTAKRFVAYGSVKKSEHDVPVPPLIKSAVLWGVFLGVSSNTRLQIVTGLERLVESSPMGKQFPPVAMAFTVGVRFANNVYAGMQFVDWARWSGVQ; encoded by the exons ATGGCTGGTTGTTCATCAGGTATCAGGTTTACTCACTTTACATCTCTGAAAAATGAAATCTTTATCATGGGGTCTATTAAAGACTCAAACTTTATGTTTGTTAAGAATCAAGATTTTGTTGGTATGAACAAAATTGGTTATTTGGTTTGTCAGAACAATAATAAGTCAAGATTTTTGGTTAAGAGTTCATTGAATCAAGAGGGTAACTCAAAATCTAGTGTTAGAGTGGAAACAGTACTTAAAGAGAATGATAGTACTTATATAGGGAAAGATGTTAGTGTTCttgatgttgatgataatgggGGCGTTGATGGGAAAGGAGAATTAGTTGATGGAAATGGTGGAAATGGGAAATATCCTGGTAGTGGTGGGCCTGGTGGCGGTGGCGGAGGAGGGGATAATGAAGATGGTGGtgatgaggaagaagaggaaTTTGGGCCATTATTGAAGTTTGAGGATGTGATGAGAGAGGCAGAGGCACGTGGGGCTAAACTTCCTGCTGATATGATTGAGGCTGCAAAGAGTGTTGGGATCAGAAAGCTACTTTTGCTTAGATATTTGGACTTGCAG GGCTCAGCTTGGTTCGGAGCAGCAATGAGGTCTTGTGCTATGCTGCGAAACAGAATGTTGGCTGATCCATCATTTCTCTTCAAAGTTGGAACTGAG ATAGTCATTGATACTACTTGTGCAACGGTTGCGGAAGTTCAAAAGAGGGGCAAAGATTTTTGGACGGAATTTGAATTGTATGCTGCAGATATGTTGGTTGGTGTTGCTGTCAATGTAGCTCTAGTTGGGTTGCTAGCACCATATGCTCGAATTGGGCAACCGTCTGTATCTCAAGGGTTTGTTGGTCGTTTCCAGAGAGCTTATGGAGCACTTCCAAGCAG TGTTTTTGAAGCCGAAAGGCCAGGTTGTAGATTTTCAGTGAATCAGAGAATTGCTGCTTATTTTTATAAG GGCATTCTATATGGATTCGTCGGGTTTGGATGTGGTATCATTGGCCAAGGAATCGCAAACATGATAATGACTGCCAAGAGGTTTGTTGCTTACGG GAGCGTCAAGAAATCCGAGCATGATGTTCCTGTTCCACCTCTTATAAAGAGTGCAGTACTTTGGG GTGTCTTCCTAGGAGTTTCTTCAAACACCAGGTTACAGATCGTGACTGGGCTAGAACGTCTGGTTGAATCTTCCCCAATGGGAAAGCAGTTTCCACCTGTTGCAATGGCATTCACAGTTGGTGTGCGATTTGCCAACAATGTATATGCAGGAATGCAGTTCGTGGACTGGGCAAGGTGGAGCGGTGTGCAGTAA
- the LOC132630508 gene encoding protein RETICULATA, chloroplastic isoform X2 produces the protein MAGCSSGIRFTHFTSLKNEIFIMGSIKDSNFMFVKNQDFVGMNKIGYLVCQNNNKSRFLVKSSLNQEGNSKSSVRVETVLKENDSTYIGKDVSVLDVDDNGGVDGKGELVDGNGGNGKYPGSGGPGGGGGGGDNEDGGDEEEEEFGPLLKFEDVMREAEARGAKLPADMIEAAKSVGIRKLLLLRYLDLQGSAWFGAAMRSCAMLRNRMLADPSFLFKVGTEIVIDTTCATVAEVQKRGKDFWTEFELYAADMLVGVAVNVALVGLLAPYARIGQPSVSQGFVGRFQRAYGALPSSVFEAERPGCRFSVNQRIAAYFYKGILYGFVGFGCGIIGQGIANMIMTAKRSVKKSEHDVPVPPLIKSAVLWGVFLGVSSNTRLQIVTGLERLVESSPMGKQFPPVAMAFTVGVRFANNVYAGMQFVDWARWSGVQ, from the exons ATGGCTGGTTGTTCATCAGGTATCAGGTTTACTCACTTTACATCTCTGAAAAATGAAATCTTTATCATGGGGTCTATTAAAGACTCAAACTTTATGTTTGTTAAGAATCAAGATTTTGTTGGTATGAACAAAATTGGTTATTTGGTTTGTCAGAACAATAATAAGTCAAGATTTTTGGTTAAGAGTTCATTGAATCAAGAGGGTAACTCAAAATCTAGTGTTAGAGTGGAAACAGTACTTAAAGAGAATGATAGTACTTATATAGGGAAAGATGTTAGTGTTCttgatgttgatgataatgggGGCGTTGATGGGAAAGGAGAATTAGTTGATGGAAATGGTGGAAATGGGAAATATCCTGGTAGTGGTGGGCCTGGTGGCGGTGGCGGAGGAGGGGATAATGAAGATGGTGGtgatgaggaagaagaggaaTTTGGGCCATTATTGAAGTTTGAGGATGTGATGAGAGAGGCAGAGGCACGTGGGGCTAAACTTCCTGCTGATATGATTGAGGCTGCAAAGAGTGTTGGGATCAGAAAGCTACTTTTGCTTAGATATTTGGACTTGCAG GGCTCAGCTTGGTTCGGAGCAGCAATGAGGTCTTGTGCTATGCTGCGAAACAGAATGTTGGCTGATCCATCATTTCTCTTCAAAGTTGGAACTGAG ATAGTCATTGATACTACTTGTGCAACGGTTGCGGAAGTTCAAAAGAGGGGCAAAGATTTTTGGACGGAATTTGAATTGTATGCTGCAGATATGTTGGTTGGTGTTGCTGTCAATGTAGCTCTAGTTGGGTTGCTAGCACCATATGCTCGAATTGGGCAACCGTCTGTATCTCAAGGGTTTGTTGGTCGTTTCCAGAGAGCTTATGGAGCACTTCCAAGCAG TGTTTTTGAAGCCGAAAGGCCAGGTTGTAGATTTTCAGTGAATCAGAGAATTGCTGCTTATTTTTATAAG GGCATTCTATATGGATTCGTCGGGTTTGGATGTGGTATCATTGGCCAAGGAATCGCAAACATGATAATGACTGCCAAGAG GAGCGTCAAGAAATCCGAGCATGATGTTCCTGTTCCACCTCTTATAAAGAGTGCAGTACTTTGGG GTGTCTTCCTAGGAGTTTCTTCAAACACCAGGTTACAGATCGTGACTGGGCTAGAACGTCTGGTTGAATCTTCCCCAATGGGAAAGCAGTTTCCACCTGTTGCAATGGCATTCACAGTTGGTGTGCGATTTGCCAACAATGTATATGCAGGAATGCAGTTCGTGGACTGGGCAAGGTGGAGCGGTGTGCAGTAA